The Acidobacteriota bacterium genome has a segment encoding these proteins:
- a CDS encoding PQQ-binding-like beta-propeller repeat protein yields MARKPKLSTAVVLLSLCAASAACSASAAPSRRSLVDPFPLRFPLAEAGSLEIDGLIAGQPRAQGDVVYCLTREGYLTAVAVPSRAVLWRFKADHPISSSPEIHGDFVLFHDDGGVLYGIVRPGLALLKRAFAPQVTTPAHIFEGGVVFGTGDGAVMASAPDGDQAHGSKLPGPEAGITAGPVPVRDKDGGLALTLFGRADGRLQAIGKGGRPAWEFRAEGAVAADPAQMGRHIFFGDTQRMFYCLDAFSGKVNWRRRLQGAPLHPAVVRGGTVAVAASNSVVYRLARRGGSILSWEPVPSRIVYELAAAGPLVLVSSASPTVTALDLRTGRSAGRYDASGPLVAGAVWSSPYVIVFVGDEESGRQRIVFLRSR; encoded by the coding sequence ATGGCCCGAAAACCGAAGCTCTCCACCGCCGTCGTTCTCCTCTCTTTGTGCGCCGCGTCCGCAGCATGCTCGGCGTCCGCCGCGCCGTCGCGGAGATCCCTCGTCGATCCCTTTCCCCTGCGCTTCCCGCTCGCCGAGGCCGGGTCGCTCGAGATCGACGGCCTCATCGCCGGCCAGCCGCGGGCGCAGGGTGATGTCGTTTATTGTCTCACGAGGGAGGGCTATCTTACGGCCGTCGCCGTCCCGTCCCGGGCCGTCCTGTGGCGATTCAAGGCTGACCACCCGATTTCCTCGTCTCCAGAGATCCACGGCGATTTCGTCCTCTTCCATGACGATGGCGGCGTTCTCTACGGGATCGTCCGTCCCGGGCTGGCTCTCCTTAAAAGGGCCTTCGCCCCGCAGGTGACGACGCCCGCCCATATCTTCGAAGGCGGGGTCGTGTTCGGGACAGGCGACGGGGCGGTCATGGCCTCCGCGCCAGACGGAGACCAGGCGCACGGGAGCAAGCTGCCCGGACCGGAGGCCGGGATCACGGCCGGACCGGTTCCCGTCCGGGATAAAGACGGCGGGCTGGCTCTGACGCTCTTCGGCCGCGCCGACGGCCGGCTTCAGGCCATCGGCAAGGGAGGCCGGCCGGCCTGGGAGTTCCGGGCCGAAGGGGCCGTCGCCGCGGACCCGGCCCAGATGGGACGTCACATCTTCTTCGGCGATACGCAGCGCATGTTCTATTGTCTGGACGCATTTTCGGGAAAGGTGAATTGGCGGCGCCGGCTGCAGGGCGCCCCGCTTCACCCGGCCGTCGTACGGGGAGGGACAGTCGCCGTGGCCGCCTCGAACAGCGTGGTCTACCGGCTAGCCCGGCGCGGCGGCTCGATCCTGTCCTGGGAGCCGGTCCCGTCCCGGATCGTTTACGAGCTCGCCGCGGCCGGCCCGCTCGTCCTCGTCTCCTCGGCCTCGCCGACCGTCACGGCGCTCGACCTGCGGACGGGCAGGAGCGCCGGCCGATACGATGCCTCCGGGCCCCTCGTCGCGGGCGCGGTCTGGTCGTCGCCCTACGTCATCGTTTTCGTCGGGGACGAGGAGTCCGGCCGGCAGAGGATCGTCTTCCTCAGGTCCCGCTGA
- a CDS encoding replication-associated recombination protein A, whose protein sequence is MEKTGKANRKDRGPGTHTPLAERMRPQSFDRVYGQDHILGPGKLLAELIESNRLVSIIFWGPPGSGKTTLGTMLARRFDLPFEFFSAVLSGIKEVKEFMARAEQQKRLFGKPMILFIDEIHRFNKAQQAAFLPYVEKGDIILFGSTTENPSFEVIAPLLSRTRVLVLKELDHDALAHIIQDALEDRERGLGADGLAIDPAARDMLVDYANGDARRALNTLEIAAGLTRGDKTISVANVQEALQQRTLLYDKSGEEHFNLISALHKSLRNSDVDASLYWLARMLASGEDPLYVARRLVRFASEDVGLADPQALALTLHAKEAYDFLGSPEGELALAEAVIYLAAAPKSNRTYAAYGAVQKEIERSPHEPVPLQIRNAVTSLMKEIGYGREYQYAHDNPLATTDMETMPERLRGRKYYEPGSLGFEKEIRKRIDWWDALKARIREGAKAGDEGDKTGGS, encoded by the coding sequence AAAGGCCAACAGGAAAGACCGCGGGCCGGGGACCCACACGCCGCTGGCCGAGCGCATGCGGCCGCAATCCTTCGACCGCGTCTACGGCCAGGACCACATCCTCGGGCCGGGCAAGCTCCTGGCCGAGCTCATCGAGTCCAACCGCCTTGTGTCCATCATCTTCTGGGGGCCGCCGGGGTCCGGCAAGACGACCCTGGGGACCATGCTGGCCCGCCGCTTCGACCTGCCCTTCGAGTTCTTCAGCGCCGTCCTGTCCGGGATCAAGGAGGTCAAGGAGTTCATGGCCCGGGCCGAGCAGCAGAAGAGGCTGTTCGGCAAGCCCATGATCCTGTTCATCGACGAGATCCACCGCTTCAACAAGGCCCAGCAGGCCGCCTTCCTGCCCTACGTCGAGAAGGGGGACATCATCCTGTTCGGCTCGACGACCGAGAACCCGTCGTTCGAGGTCATCGCCCCGCTCCTGTCCCGGACGCGGGTCCTGGTCCTCAAGGAGCTCGATCACGACGCCCTTGCCCACATCATCCAGGACGCCCTCGAGGACAGGGAACGGGGGCTGGGCGCGGACGGACTGGCGATCGACCCGGCGGCCCGGGACATGCTCGTCGATTACGCCAACGGCGACGCCCGGAGGGCCCTCAACACGCTCGAGATCGCGGCCGGCCTGACCCGCGGCGACAAGACCATCTCCGTGGCCAACGTCCAGGAGGCCCTGCAGCAGCGGACGCTCCTCTACGACAAGTCGGGGGAGGAGCACTTCAACCTCATCTCGGCCCTGCACAAGAGCCTGCGCAACAGCGACGTCGACGCCTCGCTCTATTGGCTGGCCCGCATGCTGGCCTCGGGCGAGGACCCGCTCTACGTCGCCCGCCGCCTGGTCCGCTTCGCTTCGGAAGACGTGGGGCTGGCCGATCCGCAGGCCCTGGCCCTGACCCTCCACGCCAAGGAGGCCTACGACTTCCTGGGGTCGCCCGAAGGGGAGCTGGCCCTGGCCGAGGCGGTCATCTACCTGGCCGCCGCGCCCAAGAGCAACCGGACCTACGCCGCCTACGGGGCGGTCCAGAAGGAGATCGAGCGGAGCCCCCACGAGCCGGTGCCGCTCCAGATCCGCAACGCCGTGACCTCGCTCATGAAGGAGATCGGCTACGGCCGGGAGTATCAATACGCCCACGACAATCCGCTGGCGACAACGGACATGGAGACCATGCCCGAGCGACTGCGGGGCAGGAAGTACTACGAACCGGGGAGCCTCGGCTTCGAGAAGGAGATCCGCAAACGGATCGATTGGTGGGACGCGTTGAAGGCCCGGATCCGGGAAGGCGCGAAGGCCGGAGACGAGGGGGATAAGACGGGCGGGTCCTAG